CAAAACTTCGCTGCATGAGGAGGGGGCTTTAATTGATCTAAAGGATCGATTGCGGGCTTCCTTTGCGGATCTTAGTCTGTTTGGAAAAATTAACCTTTCCCTCTTTGATGTCGCCAGTGCAGGTAAGAAGAAATCTACGTTTACCTTGGAAATACATGGGGATAACTATGAGGAGCTGGCGGAATATGGGCGACGAATAGACCCCATTATCAAAAGCCATTCAGATGTCACGTTTATGGTTAATCCGGCCAAACCCCTGCATGAGATGTTGCAAACCCTCTTTTTGGAGAAACAGGCTTGGTCCCTGGGCATTGGTAAGCCCGATGTGGAAGCGCTTTCAACCATGCTCACCTATGGTTGGGAGATTGATCGTTTTCGGACGGTCAATAATGATGAATACCCCATTGTACTCAAAGTAGAGGCCCCTAAAGAGGATCCTTGGCGTGTCTTGGATGGGTTGGAGTTGATCAATAAAAAAGGGGATGCTGTTCCGGCTAATGAGGTTTTGGCACTGCGCTTTGCACAGAGCCAAGGGGATATTCGACACCTGAATACACACCCAATTGTTGAGATCGATATCTGGTTAAAAGAGGGTGCGGATGCGGCTGCTTTTTCCAAGGATTTGTTGAAACATGTGGTGCAAAAAGCGCCTCCTTCGAAGGGGATTACCCCTCAGTTAGGGGGGGCGTTAAAAGAGAGCCAGGAGGACTTCCAGGGTTTAGGACAAAAAATTGGCTTAGTGGTGGCCTTGATCTTCTCTGTCTTTGTGTTTCTATTTCGCTCTTTCTCTCTGCCCTTTGTGGTGTTGTCTGCCATACCGTTCTGTATTATGGGGTCGTTGTTTGCGCTGTTTTATAGTGGAGAAAGTTTATCCTTTATCGCTGCCCTGGGGATGACCAGTTTAATGGGGATTGTGGTTAATGACTCTATTTTGTTGGTGGAAGAGAGCAGCCGAATAAGAAGGCATCAGCCCAGTATGCCACTGGCCCAGGTGGCCGAAGAGGGGGCTTGTAAACGTTTTATGCCCGTATTGCTGACCTCGGTAACCACCATTGCGGGTATGATTCCCCTGGCCATGGGCACCAGCATGTTTAAATCCATGGCCATTGTTATTATTGGCGGACTGATGAGTTCAACCTTCCTGATTCTCTTTTTAGTGCCGGTGCTCTTTGTCATGTTTTCTCGCACGACCGCTGTTCCTGAAGGTGTGGAACCTCTTTCAGCTACCGGTATGGATCGTGGCACAGAGGATAAATCTAAATGAAGCCTTTTTTGAATCATATACTCTGTTCTGTAGCTCTCCTGCTGGGTCTGTTTTGGCACGGCTCCGTTTATGGGGCAGACGCGTTCCCGGTAGAGTTACGTGCACTTAGTCTGGGTGGTCATAAAACCCAGGTACAGGTTTTTGGTCGGTTAGAAGTAACCCCACAGAAGCTCTATTTTTTAACCGATGGTTTGATGCTTAAACCCAAGGTTAAGAGTGGCCAAAAGGTAAAAAAATACAGTCTGTTGGCTAGTCTGGATGCCTTTTTCATCAAAAAGGAGATTGAACGGCACCGGCTGGAGGTTGAATTTAATCGTAAAGAACTCAGCCGTATGCAGGCGCTCTCTAGCCATAAGGTTGCCTCTAAAAAGCGCTTTGATACGGCAAAGGTTCAACTCTCACGAGCTGAAAATGCGCTGGAGCAAGCCCAGGAACGGTTAAAGCGCCATAGCTTGCGCGCACCGGCGGCAGGGCGTGTTTTGTATCGCCATGTGGACCATGCTCAGCCGGTTACCACCACGACCCCCATTTTGGACTTTAAGGCTGATCATGAACCTTGGCTGGTTACCTTGCGGGTTCCGGCGCATCAGATGTCTAAAGTGGATGTCAAAGCTCCGGTTAAACTGCATTTTCCAGCCCATCCTCATGAGCGCTTCACCGGCAAAGTGTACCAGGGGGCTATGAGTCAGCCGTTGGGTGACGGACATTTTGACCTGAAAGTGAGCATACTGGAGAAAAGCGCATTTTTTCGCTCTGGGCTACAGGTACAAGCTCAGTTAGATCTACGGGCTGTGAAAGAGCAGGGGATCTATCCCATACCTCTTGCAGCGCTGGCGGCGATTCATGGGGGGCAGGGTGATCTGTTTGTATTAAAACAAGATCAACGGCAAGTGACCAAAATTCGAGTTGCCTTCCATCGGGTAGAGACGACCGTTGCTCAGGTATTTACCGACCTTTCCAGCTACAGCCACTACGTCTATAGAGGGCAGCACCAACTCCGTGATGGTGTGCTGATAAGAACGGTTAAACCCTAGTACCAGGGACTTTCTCATGGGTGAGGTAGAG
The nucleotide sequence above comes from Magnetococcus sp. PR-3. Encoded proteins:
- a CDS encoding efflux RND transporter periplasmic adaptor subunit; translated protein: MKPFLNHILCSVALLLGLFWHGSVYGADAFPVELRALSLGGHKTQVQVFGRLEVTPQKLYFLTDGLMLKPKVKSGQKVKKYSLLASLDAFFIKKEIERHRLEVEFNRKELSRMQALSSHKVASKKRFDTAKVQLSRAENALEQAQERLKRHSLRAPAAGRVLYRHVDHAQPVTTTTPILDFKADHEPWLVTLRVPAHQMSKVDVKAPVKLHFPAHPHERFTGKVYQGAMSQPLGDGHFDLKVSILEKSAFFRSGLQVQAQLDLRAVKEQGIYPIPLAALAAIHGGQGDLFVLKQDQRQVTKIRVAFHRVETTVAQVFTDLSSYSHYVYRGQHQLRDGVLIRTVKP